A single genomic interval of Blastocatellia bacterium harbors:
- a CDS encoding ArdC-like ssDNA-binding domain-containing protein, translated as MDNQTKWVELLQQAVRQPGLILKAYSAFHGYSLGNQVAAMIQCQIRGIEPGPINTYPGWQKLGRQVKKGQKAIWLCMPLTRKMKDESSGEDQTVITTFVWKPHWFVLAQTEGESVPMPEMPAWNKEKALAALSIEEISFTETNGNVQGYAQKSQVAVSPMAAMPHKTLFHELAHIELGHTAEASFADSEITPRSLRETEAEAVAMLLCESLSLPGTRFCRGYIQSWLKGEVIPEKSAMKIFGAADRILKAGQLS; from the coding sequence ATGGACAATCAGACGAAATGGGTAGAGCTACTACAGCAAGCAGTCAGACAACCGGGATTGATTCTCAAAGCCTACAGCGCGTTTCATGGCTATAGCCTGGGGAATCAGGTAGCAGCAATGATTCAATGCCAGATTAGAGGTATAGAGCCAGGGCCAATCAATACCTATCCGGGATGGCAGAAGCTAGGGCGACAGGTGAAGAAAGGCCAAAAGGCGATATGGCTATGTATGCCTCTCACCAGAAAGATGAAAGATGAAAGCAGTGGAGAGGATCAAACGGTTATTACTACCTTTGTCTGGAAGCCACATTGGTTTGTCTTAGCTCAGACCGAGGGAGAGTCTGTGCCGATGCCTGAGATGCCAGCCTGGAATAAAGAGAAAGCCCTTGCCGCATTAAGCATCGAGGAAATCTCATTCACAGAAACCAATGGCAACGTGCAAGGCTATGCTCAGAAGAGCCAGGTGGCGGTCTCTCCTATGGCTGCAATGCCCCATAAAACGCTGTTTCACGAATTGGCCCACATCGAGCTAGGCCACACGGCAGAAGCCTCCTTCGCGGACTCAGAAATCACGCCCAGAAGCCTCCGAGAGACAGAGGCAGAAGCAGTGGCGATGCTTCTCTGTGAGTCCCTGAGCCTGCCGGGGACTAGGTTTTGTAGAGGGTACATCCAATCCTGGCTGAAGGGAGAGGTAATCCCTGAAAAGTCAGCGATGAAGATTTTCGGGGCTGCTGATCGAATCTTGAAGGCAGGGCAGCTATCTTAA
- a CDS encoding HNH endonuclease: MIPLIRSFKRHYHRVKGLLPKMYRTGSFQFQVKFDQTSGEAKCETPDPSETVRFVVLMRPFLNPLEPIYYANVWSFLRDKFAAEIAPEIVEGVEKFIAEMNNGYIPINYNDEVLTAEKIYRLVAEGNYFAEEEEFLNRLKEITSVPIMGPLLEHSFYTYNEQAFVLATNLLKVIHQIEQTETYKVLVDVSPKGENRCIFCLTTSGDFSTEEHIFPESLGNDELILPKGMVCKNCNNNVLSPLDQALVEFPPIGMLRVYYLPYTKKGKLPKTEFGDVTIEKTHPRHIKWTAKEGANPFTEETELEDGRFKFSFHLESKKAAEYTALQRALYKISLGMAAFDKGQEYACNSRFDAARAFILGKGDAPNKVLCRKHSQPNPEISIVSYLDWPEGTALAISIFGLVFLLNLEEKPPMEINEILTQAGFIYLPEE, translated from the coding sequence ATGATTCCGCTCATCAGATCATTCAAACGACATTATCATCGGGTTAAGGGATTGCTCCCAAAGATGTACCGCACAGGTTCATTTCAGTTTCAAGTCAAGTTTGACCAGACCAGTGGTGAAGCAAAATGTGAAACTCCTGATCCTAGCGAAACTGTACGATTTGTCGTTTTAATGCGGCCTTTCTTAAACCCTTTAGAACCCATCTACTACGCAAATGTATGGAGTTTCTTGCGTGACAAATTTGCAGCAGAAATTGCTCCTGAGATTGTTGAGGGAGTTGAAAAGTTCATTGCGGAAATGAACAATGGATATATTCCTATCAACTATAACGACGAAGTTCTTACCGCAGAAAAAATCTATCGGCTAGTGGCCGAGGGCAACTATTTTGCAGAGGAGGAGGAATTCTTAAACCGACTAAAAGAAATCACTAGCGTCCCAATCATGGGACCATTACTTGAGCATTCTTTCTATACCTATAATGAGCAAGCTTTTGTTTTGGCAACAAACCTTCTCAAGGTTATTCATCAGATAGAACAGACTGAGACCTATAAGGTACTTGTTGATGTTTCACCTAAAGGTGAAAACCGCTGTATTTTTTGTTTGACGACATCCGGCGATTTTTCAACCGAGGAGCATATATTCCCAGAGTCTTTGGGCAATGACGAATTAATCTTACCAAAGGGTATGGTCTGCAAGAACTGTAACAACAATGTGCTATCGCCACTGGATCAAGCATTGGTTGAATTCCCACCCATTGGAATGTTGCGAGTATATTATCTCCCTTATACCAAAAAGGGGAAGCTTCCCAAGACTGAGTTTGGTGATGTTACTATCGAGAAAACTCATCCGCGACACATTAAATGGACTGCAAAGGAAGGTGCAAATCCCTTCACAGAAGAAACAGAGCTAGAAGATGGCCGGTTCAAATTCAGCTTCCATTTAGAATCAAAGAAGGCAGCCGAGTATACTGCACTCCAAAGGGCTTTGTATAAGATTTCTTTAGGAATGGCGGCGTTTGACAAAGGGCAAGAATATGCATGTAACAGTAGATTTGACGCGGCAAGGGCATTCATCTTGGGTAAGGGGGATGCTCCGAATAAGGTACTGTGCCGCAAACATAGCCAACCGAATCCAGAGATCAGCATAGTATCTTATCTTGATTGGCCGGAAGGGACTGCCCTTGCTATCAGTATCTTTGGTTTAGTTTTTTTACTCAACCTTGAGGAGAAACCACCTATGGAAATCAATGAGATATTGACGCAGGCCGGCTTTATTTATCTCCCAGAAGAGTAA
- a CDS encoding arginine repressor encodes MKTTRQQNILEIIGARRVATQQQLARELRRRGIEATQSSISRDIVELGLTKLQGRYTAPQAAIAGSPVVAVDTAGDNLIVIKTVIGQASATALAIDRAGISEIVGTVAGDDTLMVAVKDLDAQRAAIKQITRLFAPVTVEAAAPRRQPLRSTPQSNGARRRSARSSARPR; translated from the coding sequence ATGAAGACAACGCGGCAACAAAACATCCTGGAGATTATCGGCGCACGGCGCGTCGCCACACAGCAACAGTTGGCGCGCGAACTGCGGCGGCGCGGCATCGAGGCGACACAGTCAAGCATCTCGCGCGACATCGTCGAACTCGGGTTGACTAAGCTGCAAGGCCGCTACACCGCGCCGCAGGCGGCTATCGCCGGCAGCCCCGTAGTCGCTGTGGATACTGCCGGCGATAACTTGATCGTCATCAAGACGGTCATCGGCCAGGCGTCGGCGACGGCGCTCGCCATTGACCGCGCCGGCATCAGCGAAATCGTCGGCACGGTCGCCGGCGACGATACGCTGATGGTCGCTGTCAAAGACCTGGACGCGCAGCGCGCCGCGATCAAGCAGATCACCCGGCTGTTCGCGCCGGTCACCGTCGAAGCCGCCGCGCCGCGCCGACAGCCTTTAAGGTCAACGCCGCAGAGCAACGGCGCGCGCCGCCGGTCGGCGCGCAGCAGCGCACGTCCGCGCTGA
- a CDS encoding argininosuccinate synthase, whose translation MTKEKIDKVVLAYSGGLDTSVILRWLKETYGCEVICFAADVGQAEELGGLEEKAMATGAAKLYVEDLREEFVRDFVFPALKANAVYEGVYLMGTSLARPLIAKKQIEIARQEGALAVAHGATGKGNDQVRFELTYYALEPNIRVIAPWREWGFKSRSDLIAYAERHEIPVTATKEKPYSMDRNLMHISYEGGILEDPWAEPPDNIFILTRSPEEAPDKPAYVEIEFEAGIPVAVDGEQLSPANLLDRVNKIGGEHGIGRIDLVENRFVGMKSRGVYETPGVTILQAAHRAVESLTLDREVAHIKDSLNTRIAEMIYYGFWYTPEFEVIRAMIDETQKNVTGTARLKLYKGNCMVTGRRSPLSLYSEAFATFERDTVYNQRDAEGFIKLNALRLRMRKLAAHEK comes from the coding sequence ATGACGAAAGAGAAGATTGATAAAGTCGTGCTCGCTTATTCCGGCGGCCTGGATACGTCGGTCATCCTGCGCTGGCTCAAAGAAACCTATGGCTGCGAGGTCATCTGCTTTGCCGCCGACGTCGGGCAGGCCGAAGAGTTGGGCGGGCTTGAAGAGAAAGCCATGGCGACCGGCGCCGCAAAGCTCTACGTCGAGGACCTGCGCGAAGAGTTCGTGCGCGACTTTGTCTTCCCGGCGCTCAAAGCCAACGCCGTCTATGAAGGCGTTTATCTGATGGGCACCTCGCTCGCCCGTCCGCTGATTGCCAAAAAGCAGATCGAGATTGCTCGCCAGGAAGGGGCGCTCGCCGTCGCACACGGCGCGACCGGCAAGGGCAACGATCAGGTGCGCTTCGAGCTGACCTACTACGCGCTGGAACCGAACATCCGGGTGATCGCGCCGTGGCGCGAGTGGGGCTTCAAGTCGCGCTCGGACTTGATCGCTTACGCCGAGCGCCACGAGATTCCAGTGACCGCGACCAAAGAGAAGCCTTATTCGATGGATCGCAACTTGATGCACATCAGCTATGAAGGCGGCATCCTCGAAGACCCGTGGGCCGAGCCGCCTGACAATATCTTCATCCTGACGCGCTCGCCCGAAGAGGCGCCGGATAAGCCCGCGTATGTCGAGATCGAATTCGAAGCCGGCATTCCCGTGGCGGTTGACGGCGAGCAGCTGTCGCCGGCGAATTTGCTCGACCGCGTCAACAAGATCGGCGGCGAGCATGGCATCGGGCGCATCGATCTGGTCGAGAATCGCTTCGTCGGCATGAAGTCGCGCGGCGTCTATGAGACGCCCGGCGTCACCATCCTGCAAGCCGCGCATCGCGCCGTCGAGTCGCTGACACTGGACCGCGAAGTCGCGCACATCAAGGACTCGCTCAACACGCGCATCGCCGAGATGATCTACTATGGCTTCTGGTACACGCCGGAGTTTGAAGTCATCCGCGCGATGATTGACGAAACGCAAAAGAATGTCACCGGCACGGCGCGGCTGAAGCTCTACAAAGGCAACTGCATGGTAACGGGCCGGCGCTCGCCGCTGTCGCTCTACTCCGAAGCCTTTGCCACCTTCGAGCGCGACACCGTCTATAACCAGCGCGACGCCGAGGGCTTCATCAAGCTCAACGCCTTGCGCCTAAGAATGCGGAAGCTGGCGGCACACGAGAAGTAG
- the argC gene encoding N-acetyl-gamma-glutamyl-phosphate reductase encodes MIKVGILGGSGYGGSELLRLLLFHPRVEIKLVTANEHAGKRVDAVHPNLARLTDLQFTAVPDAAELGELDCLFLALPHGQAMGIVPGLPRTVKCIDLSGDFRLSDAAVFKQFYGFEQTQMAAQRDFVYGLTEVNRAQIKEATRIANPGCFATALALGLYPFVASGAISGKIIADLKTGSSGSGAKPAANTHHPKRANSFYAYKTFAHQHQPEVEQLLAAVSPRWQDTSRLVLQTHSLPAVRGIFASLYLTTNQATSHEQVGELLRSFYGDEFFIRPVNGSPDINWVKGTNFVDIGYATQDDTVIVFVALDNLVKGAAGQAVQNMNLMFGIPERTGLILAGTNP; translated from the coding sequence ATGATCAAAGTCGGCATCCTCGGCGGGTCAGGTTATGGCGGCAGCGAATTGCTGCGCCTTCTGCTGTTCCACCCGCGGGTCGAGATCAAGCTGGTGACGGCGAACGAGCACGCCGGCAAGCGCGTTGATGCGGTGCATCCGAATCTCGCGCGGCTGACCGATTTGCAGTTCACCGCAGTGCCCGATGCCGCTGAGCTTGGCGAGCTTGATTGTCTCTTTCTCGCCTTGCCGCACGGGCAGGCGATGGGGATCGTGCCAGGGCTGCCGCGAACCGTTAAATGCATTGACCTGTCGGGCGATTTTCGTCTGAGCGACGCCGCGGTGTTCAAACAGTTCTACGGCTTCGAGCAGACGCAGATGGCGGCGCAGCGCGATTTCGTCTACGGCCTGACGGAAGTCAACCGCGCGCAGATCAAAGAGGCAACGCGCATCGCCAATCCCGGCTGCTTTGCGACGGCGCTGGCGCTCGGGCTTTATCCGTTCGTCGCTTCGGGCGCGATTAGCGGCAAGATCATCGCCGACCTGAAGACCGGCTCATCCGGCTCGGGCGCTAAGCCCGCGGCCAATACGCATCACCCGAAGCGCGCCAATAGTTTTTACGCTTACAAAACCTTCGCGCACCAGCACCAGCCCGAAGTCGAGCAACTGCTCGCCGCCGTCAGCCCGCGATGGCAAGACACGAGCCGACTGGTCTTGCAGACTCATTCGCTGCCGGCGGTGCGCGGCATCTTCGCCTCGCTCTACCTGACGACCAATCAAGCGACGAGTCATGAGCAGGTCGGTGAATTGCTACGAAGTTTCTATGGCGATGAATTTTTCATTCGCCCGGTCAACGGCTCGCCGGACATCAACTGGGTGAAGGGCACGAACTTCGTTGACATCGGCTATGCCACGCAGGACGACACGGTGATCGTCTTTGTGGCCCTGGACAATCTCGTCAAAGGCGCGGCGGGCCAGGCCGTGCAAAACATGAATCTGATGTTCGGCATCCCTGAGCGAACCGGGCTGATACTGGCAGGCACGAACCCTTAA
- a CDS encoding aminotransferase class III-fold pyridoxal phosphate-dependent enzyme: protein MSTQPQTESIIDVEEQYQVATYKKFPFVVERGEDVWVYTSAGERYLDLYGGHAVVSTGHSHPRIVRAISEQAGRLIFYSNLVYNDTRARAARKLVDIAHPLHRKAFFCNSGTEANENALKIARKLTGRDKVVSFDGSFHGRTPGSLAATGLPKYREGISPMLAGHAYAPFDDVAAIESLIDEQTAAVILEPIQSMGGARMGSPEFYRALRELCDRAEAMLIYDEVQTGMGRTGEYFFAGRYEVVPDMVTLAKGIASGVPMGAVLMTEEIAGEIKLSDLGTTFGGGPLACAALEATIDVIGDEHLLDNVRANSQYLYAELGKLPQVAELRGLGYLVGIKFKSESARPYQQALLARKIITGLADDPSVLRLLPPLTLRRAEIDLFLSELATMQF, encoded by the coding sequence GTGAGCACGCAACCGCAGACGGAAAGCATCATTGACGTTGAAGAGCAGTACCAGGTCGCAACTTATAAGAAGTTCCCTTTCGTCGTCGAGCGCGGCGAAGACGTTTGGGTCTACACCAGCGCGGGCGAGCGTTACCTCGACCTCTACGGCGGCCACGCGGTGGTGTCAACCGGGCATTCACACCCGCGCATCGTCCGCGCCATCAGCGAGCAGGCCGGGCGCTTGATCTTTTATTCGAACCTCGTCTATAACGACACGCGGGCGCGGGCGGCACGCAAGCTGGTTGACATCGCCCACCCGCTGCACCGCAAAGCGTTCTTCTGCAACTCGGGCACAGAGGCCAACGAGAACGCGTTGAAGATTGCCCGCAAGCTTACGGGTCGCGACAAAGTGGTCTCTTTCGACGGCAGCTTCCACGGGCGCACGCCGGGGTCGCTGGCGGCTACTGGCTTACCCAAATACCGCGAAGGCATTTCGCCGATGCTTGCCGGCCACGCCTATGCGCCGTTTGACGACGTTGCCGCCATCGAGAGCCTGATCGACGAGCAGACGGCGGCAGTGATCCTTGAGCCGATTCAGAGCATGGGCGGCGCGCGCATGGGCTCGCCGGAGTTCTATCGGGCGTTGCGCGAGCTGTGCGACCGCGCCGAAGCCATGTTGATTTATGACGAAGTGCAGACTGGCATGGGACGCACCGGCGAATACTTTTTCGCGGGCCGCTATGAAGTCGTGCCTGACATGGTGACGCTCGCCAAAGGCATCGCCAGCGGCGTGCCGATGGGCGCGGTGCTGATGACCGAAGAGATCGCCGGCGAGATCAAGCTCAGTGATCTGGGCACGACCTTTGGCGGCGGCCCGCTGGCCTGCGCGGCGCTCGAAGCGACGATTGACGTCATCGGCGACGAACACCTTCTCGACAACGTGCGCGCCAACTCCCAGTATCTTTACGCGGAGCTCGGCAAGCTGCCTCAGGTCGCCGAGCTGCGTGGTCTGGGCTATCTGGTCGGCATTAAATTCAAGAGCGAGAGCGCCCGGCCTTATCAACAAGCCCTGCTCGCCCGCAAGATCATCACCGGCCTTGCCGACGACCCGAGCGTGCTAAGACTGTTGCCGCCGCTGACGCTCAGGCGCGCCGAGATCGATCTGTTCTTGAGCGAGCTGGCAACCATGCAGTTTTGA
- a CDS encoding N-acetylornithine carbamoyltransferase yields MQLKGRDFLSTADFSGDELTALIDLAARVKAGEYRERPLAGRSVAMVFFNPSLRTRASMEIAVYDLGGNAVTLDVGRGMWSLEYRDRIVMDGDKTEHIKEAARVLSRYVAAIGVRAFPEMKDYAAEIIDPVVRGFAEYSDVPVVNLESSRHHPFQALADAMTMREKLGGFGPHRVVLSWAYHPKPLPMAVPNSFALISAQMGLDLTIACPPEYDLGDEVMQEIESAARTSGGRVTIARDQREACAGARIIYAKSWGAKQFYGRMEEDLALRQQYKGWRIDEEVMRSTADGWFMHCLPVRRNVVVTDGVLDGPQCAAIDEAENRLHVQKAVLASIL; encoded by the coding sequence ATGCAATTGAAGGGAAGAGACTTTCTCAGCACCGCAGACTTCAGCGGCGACGAGCTGACGGCGCTCATTGACCTCGCGGCGCGCGTCAAGGCGGGCGAGTATCGCGAGCGCCCGCTTGCCGGTCGCAGCGTCGCGATGGTTTTTTTCAACCCGTCCCTGCGCACCCGCGCCTCGATGGAGATTGCCGTGTATGACCTCGGCGGCAATGCGGTGACGCTCGATGTGGGCCGTGGCATGTGGAGCCTGGAATATCGCGACCGCATCGTGATGGACGGCGACAAGACCGAACACATCAAAGAAGCGGCGCGCGTGTTGTCGCGTTACGTTGCGGCCATCGGCGTGCGCGCCTTCCCGGAGATGAAAGATTACGCCGCGGAAATCATTGACCCGGTGGTGCGCGGCTTTGCTGAATACAGTGACGTGCCGGTGGTCAATCTTGAATCGTCGCGCCATCATCCGTTTCAGGCGCTGGCCGACGCGATGACGATGCGCGAAAAGCTCGGCGGCTTTGGCCCGCATCGCGTCGTCTTGTCGTGGGCCTATCACCCAAAGCCGCTGCCGATGGCGGTGCCCAATTCGTTCGCGCTGATTAGCGCGCAGATGGGTCTTGACCTGACCATCGCTTGCCCGCCGGAATATGATCTGGGCGATGAAGTGATGCAGGAGATCGAGAGCGCTGCGCGCACGAGCGGCGGGCGGGTGACGATTGCCCGCGACCAGCGCGAAGCCTGCGCCGGTGCCCGAATCATCTACGCGAAGAGCTGGGGCGCGAAACAGTTCTACGGTCGCATGGAAGAAGACCTTGCTCTGCGCCAGCAGTACAAAGGCTGGCGCATCGATGAAGAGGTGATGCGCTCGACCGCCGACGGCTGGTTTATGCACTGCCTGCCGGTGCGCCGTAACGTCGTCGTCACCGACGGCGTGCTCGACGGGCCGCAGTGCGCCGCCATTGACGAAGCCGAAAACCGCCTGCACGTGCAGAAAGCCGTGCTGGCATCAATCCTGTAG
- the argB gene encoding acetylglutamate kinase, which yields MLQERLDLLREALPYIQRFKNKTFVVKLSGKVTEDQERLNSLAEEITLLNQVGIPVAVIHGGGKQLTTIAERLGIAQRMVNGRRVTDADTLEVAKMVFAGQINMDIISALRRAGADTVGLSGVDGDIIQARRREIQNVLNQETGEVEMVDFGHVGDIVEINVRLLRLLLDNGYVPVISSLGADEQGNVYNINADTIAAEIAAHLEAEKLILLTDVDGILRDRNDPSSRISRLTVDEAETLVKDKTVSAGMLPKIAAIARLIRRGVRSAHIINGNRRNALLYEVFTDEGAGTMITS from the coding sequence ATGCTTCAAGAACGCTTAGACCTGCTGCGCGAGGCGCTGCCTTACATTCAGCGCTTCAAGAACAAGACCTTCGTCGTCAAGCTATCGGGCAAGGTCACCGAAGACCAGGAGCGGCTCAACTCGCTGGCCGAAGAGATCACGTTGCTAAATCAGGTCGGCATCCCTGTGGCGGTGATTCACGGCGGCGGCAAGCAGTTGACGACGATTGCCGAGCGCCTCGGCATCGCTCAGCGCATGGTCAATGGCCGGCGCGTCACCGACGCCGACACCCTCGAAGTGGCGAAGATGGTCTTCGCCGGCCAGATCAACATGGACATCATCTCTGCGCTGCGGCGCGCAGGGGCCGACACGGTCGGGCTGTCGGGTGTTGACGGCGACATCATCCAGGCGCGGCGGCGCGAGATTCAAAATGTGCTCAACCAGGAGACCGGCGAAGTCGAGATGGTAGATTTCGGTCACGTCGGCGACATCGTCGAGATCAACGTCCGCTTGCTGCGCCTGCTGCTCGACAACGGTTACGTGCCGGTTATCTCGTCGCTCGGCGCCGACGAACAAGGTAACGTCTACAACATCAATGCCGACACGATTGCCGCCGAGATTGCCGCGCACCTCGAAGCCGAGAAGCTCATCCTGCTCACCGATGTCGATGGCATCCTGCGCGACCGCAACGATCCGTCATCGCGGATTTCGCGGCTGACCGTGGACGAGGCCGAAACGCTGGTCAAAGATAAGACGGTTTCCGCCGGCATGCTGCCGAAGATCGCGGCGATTGCTCGACTGATTCGCCGCGGCGTGCGCAGCGCTCACATCATCAACGGCAACCGCCGCAACGCCCTGCTCTACGAAGTCTTCACCGACGAAGGCGCCGGCACGATGATCACCTCATAG
- a CDS encoding DinB family protein: MTRNQGEHLSALVSAASAITDQTLAAFGDLTAPQLNWKPSAERWSVAQCFDHLVTANVAYFPIFEQVLGGEKKTTLWERLPWLPAVWGKLLIKAVAPESQRRLKAPKIFRPSSSTVDEAIIRRFVEQQDQVIKYMKATEGLDLERIKIPSPVTGFITYSLLDAYRIIINHERRHLLQATRVSEAEGFPKGVR, encoded by the coding sequence ATGACAAGAAATCAAGGCGAGCATCTATCCGCATTAGTCTCCGCGGCAAGCGCCATTACGGATCAGACCCTGGCGGCCTTTGGCGATTTGACGGCCCCGCAGCTTAACTGGAAGCCGAGCGCAGAGCGGTGGAGCGTCGCCCAGTGCTTCGACCATCTGGTGACGGCCAACGTCGCCTATTTCCCGATCTTCGAGCAGGTCCTCGGTGGGGAGAAAAAGACGACGCTCTGGGAGCGCCTGCCCTGGCTTCCCGCCGTTTGGGGGAAACTGCTCATCAAGGCCGTCGCCCCTGAATCCCAACGTAGGCTGAAAGCCCCGAAGATTTTTCGCCCATCAAGCAGCACGGTTGATGAGGCGATCATCCGCCGATTCGTCGAACAACAGGATCAGGTGATCAAGTACATGAAAGCCACCGAAGGTTTGGATTTAGAGAGAATCAAAATCCCCTCCCCGGTCACAGGCTTCATCACCTATAGTCTGCTCGATGCTTACCGAATCATCATCAACCACGAGAGAAGACACCTGCTTCAGGCCACGCGGGTGTCTGAGGCGGAGGGCTTTCCGAAAGGAGTCCGTTGA